A segment of the Bacillus licheniformis DSM 13 = ATCC 14580 genome:
TCCGCTACGGAAGTCCGGTTGATGTTGTCAGCTTTTCAATTTTCGGCGCTTCCATGCTGTTCCTGTATTTAAGTTCGACCCTTCTGCACAGCATTCAGCACCAAAAAACAAAAGATATTCTGGAGATCATCGATCACTCAGCCATCTACGTACTGATTGCAGGGACATACACACCGCTGCTCCTCGGACCTTTGAAAGGCGCGCTAGGCTATACGATGCTTGCTGTCGTTTGGGGGCTTGCGATTGGCGGGGTTGTGTTTAAAATCTTTTTTGTGAAACGGTTTATCGTTGTCAGCACACTGGTATATCTTGTGATGGGCTGGATGGCGATCATTGCGATCAAGCCGCTTTATACGGCCTTGACCGGAGAAGGGTTCGCCCTGCTGCTTTTAGGGGGAATCTTGTATTCTGTCGGAACCATCTTTTATTTATGGAGAAAGATTCCATATCATCATGCGATATGGCACACTTTCGTGCTCGGCGGCAGCGCCTCAATGTTTTTCTGCGTGCTTTTCTACGTGGCAAAAGTGCCGTTTGTATCGTAAACGGCGAAAACCAGGCTTCCATTATGGGAGCCTGGTTTTTTTATGCCCGAAGCTGTTTGTTTTCAGTCATGACGTATGCCGGGTGGATCGTCAAATCGATATCAACAGGTCTCAGCCTCTTGAACAACGTGCCTTTTTTCATGTCTTCCGTACCGGCTGTTTCGACTGCAACGATCGGAATGCCGAGCCTTTTGGATAAAGATTTGTAATCGAGTCCGTCATCTTCAGACATAATAAAGCTTTGGCCTTTCCGGAGAATCTCTTCCACTTCTTCTAGCGATGCTTCCTTGTCGGCGCTTTTTCTGACCGCGGCCATTTTATTGAGCCAGCCGCTGATCAGCGGATAACGAAAGGCGCGCGGATCAGCAAAAAACGAAGCGGTTTTGTCAAGGTGTCCAAGCAGCACGGCAAGCTCTGACAGGCCGAGCTTTGGGTGCACATAAAGCACGGGGCCAGCCGGCGATCTTCCGTTCTGATGGATGGAAACGGTTGAACCGGTTAAGCCGATGCACCCTCGCAAAAAAGCTTTCGGCTTATCAAAGACAGCTTCCATCTGATTGGCATACGAAAGGCGCGGATCAAGTGTCTGCAGCGCCTGCAGAAGCTTGATATGCTTGATGAGCATATAGGCCGAATAAATCCATAAAAAACAATAGCGCAACATGAAAATCCTCTCCTCTATCCTTTTCTTTGATAAACGAGGAATTCGTAGTCATAAGGATTTTTGTCATCTTTCAGGCCTTTCCGCCTCGAAACGATTTCCCACTCAGCTTCGCTGAATTCAGGAAAGTACCGGTCCCCTTCAAAGGTTTCATCAATTTTTGTCACATACAGCTTGTCCGCAAAAGGCAGAATCTCCGTGTATAGTGTTGAACCGCCGATGACAAAACATTCTTCGTTTCTGTTTTTCGCAAACCGCACCGCTTCCTCTGCCGAGTGCATCACCTGACAATTCGGGATATCCAGTTCTTTATTGGATGTGACGATGATGTTCTCGCGGTGGGGCAAAGGTCTGCCGATGGACTCGAACGTCTTTCTCCCCATGATTACGGCGTGCCCTTTCGTCACCTCTTTAAAATACTTCAAATCTTGCGGCAGATGCCATGGCAAATCATTGTCTTTGCCGATCAGGCGGTTTCTGTCCATTGCAGCAATCAATGAGATCATTGTTTAATGCCTCCTTATGATGTTTGTAGCGAAATAATGCCGGATGATGCTCATCTTTTTGTGTGATCATCTGTGAACATGATGCATGAAGATGGAGGTTAAAGCTGTGATGAGAGGAACCTTTCTTCGAGGTTTTCATTCTGATCAGGCCGCCCGAATGCATTTGTCTCATTCCCCGTTTTGTTCAATTCCGGTTTTCTTACATATGACGGCACATATCCGCATGATGTTTCATTTTTTTCATCCTTTTGTAGTGTATCTTGTTTAACCTTTCGAAAACAAGACATTTTTCGAGAAAAGGCGTAAAATATGCCGCATAAAAAAACCCGCCTGATGGCGGGGACGGGCGAGTCTTTCAGCGGCTTTTCGCAACGCTCTGTCCGTCTGTTCTCTCTTCCTGCACTTCATCCTCAAGATCCTGATGCGAATGGGCAATTCGGCTTGCCGCCGCTGCCGCCAAAGCTGCGACGATATCATCAAGGAACGTATGAACCTCATCGTCCGGACAGTCGTCCAGTTCTTTAATGATGCCGAATTTTTCTTTATCCAGATAGCCGAAGTTCGTCAAGCCGATCGAACCGTAGACGTTTACGATAGATAGAGGGATAATCTCGTCGATCCCGTAAAGGGGTTCGTCCGTTTCGACCAAATATTGAAGCGGTTCAGGCAACAGCTTTTTCTCGGCCAGCTGGTCAAGCGCTATCCCCGTTAAAACGGCATGAACGATTTCCCTCTTATTTAAGACCTTTTCGACATTTTCAATGCAT
Coding sequences within it:
- the trhA gene encoding PAQR family membrane homeostasis protein TrhA, producing the protein MYTIKEEIANAITHGLGVLLSIPAIVFLVIFAIRYGSPVDVVSFSIFGASMLFLYLSSTLLHSIQHQKTKDILEIIDHSAIYVLIAGTYTPLLLGPLKGALGYTMLAVVWGLAIGGVVFKIFFVKRFIVVSTLVYLVMGWMAIIAIKPLYTALTGEGFALLLLGGILYSVGTIFYLWRKIPYHHAIWHTFVLGGSASMFFCVLFYVAKVPFVS
- a CDS encoding dihydrofolate reductase, yielding MISLIAAMDRNRLIGKDNDLPWHLPQDLKYFKEVTKGHAVIMGRKTFESIGRPLPHRENIIVTSNKELDIPNCQVMHSAEEAVRFAKNRNEECFVIGGSTLYTEILPFADKLYVTKIDETFEGDRYFPEFSEAEWEIVSRRKGLKDDKNPYDYEFLVYQRKG
- a CDS encoding phosphatidylglycerophosphatase A family protein encodes the protein MKKYTMNEMVHLTKNMLNERGVAIEDIALIVQKLQEKYHPDLPLDVCIENVEKVLNKREIVHAVLTGIALDQLAEKKLLPEPLQYLVETDEPLYGIDEIIPLSIVNVYGSIGLTNFGYLDKEKFGIIKELDDCPDDEVHTFLDDIVAALAAAAASRIAHSHQDLEDEVQEERTDGQSVAKSR